One segment of Thermosynechococcus sp. HN-54 DNA contains the following:
- a CDS encoding GntR family transcriptional regulator, which produces MVQFHIQPDSEIPASTQLFNQISFAIAARQFPPGYRLPSTRQLAMQTGLHRNTISKVYERLEAAGLVVPQVGSGIYVRALGQEETRPRQRRPAVVPVHRIVQESVDTLLEMGYSLSQIRELFLAEIDARQKAGVRVLVTVPRHDQGAGELIVQELQQLLPIPVELVFLEDLEAVLDGDTSATVVTVRYFASMTEAITRDKDVRVFFIDIYNYQRELEVVRQLPKGSCLGLVSLSSGTLGVAEVMIHSLRGDELLLVTAQANDSYKLNALVHRAHTIISDRASGERVKAAIAAARHELIRIPRLICCESYIDPRSVELLKREIGLTDDLPLEAKAS; this is translated from the coding sequence ATGGTTCAATTCCACATCCAACCAGACAGCGAAATTCCTGCTTCAACTCAGCTCTTTAATCAAATTAGTTTTGCGATCGCTGCACGGCAATTTCCACCAGGCTATCGTTTGCCCAGTACGCGGCAGCTGGCCATGCAAACCGGACTGCACCGCAACACGATTAGCAAAGTTTACGAACGCCTTGAAGCCGCTGGTTTAGTTGTCCCCCAAGTGGGGTCTGGCATCTATGTGCGTGCCCTTGGCCAAGAGGAAACCCGACCGCGGCAACGGCGACCTGCTGTTGTGCCTGTACATCGCATTGTCCAAGAAAGCGTTGATACCCTCCTCGAGATGGGCTATTCCCTAAGTCAAATTCGCGAGCTATTCCTTGCCGAGATCGACGCCCGCCAAAAAGCCGGGGTGCGGGTTTTGGTGACAGTGCCCCGCCACGATCAAGGGGCTGGCGAACTGATTGTTCAGGAATTGCAACAATTGCTGCCAATTCCCGTAGAACTCGTCTTTCTCGAAGACTTGGAAGCGGTTCTCGATGGCGATACCTCTGCAACGGTTGTTACGGTGCGCTATTTTGCCAGCATGACGGAAGCCATTACCCGCGATAAGGATGTGCGGGTCTTCTTTATTGACATCTACAACTACCAGCGCGAACTGGAAGTGGTGCGGCAATTGCCAAAAGGCTCCTGCTTGGGCTTGGTGAGTCTTAGTTCTGGTACCCTCGGCGTGGCAGAGGTCATGATCCACAGTTTGCGAGGGGATGAGCTACTCTTGGTTACCGCTCAAGCCAACGATAGCTATAAGCTCAATGCCCTAGTGCACCGTGCCCACACAATCATTAGCGATCGCGCCAGTGGGGAACGAGTCAAAGCAGCCATTGCAGCGGCTCGCCATGAGTTAATTCGCATCCCCCGTCTCATTTGCTGTGAAAGCTACATTGATCCGCGGTCGGTAGAACTCCTGAAACGGGAAATCGGCCTCACTGATGATCTGCCCCTTGAAGCCAAAGCCTCTTGA
- the proB gene encoding glutamate 5-kinase, which translates to MAQTLVVKIGTSSLTGGKEGHLALATIAQLVEVLCHCQRRGDRVVLVSSGAVGVGAVRLGLRERPQQLAHKQAVAAVGQGHLMRMYDDLFSVLRQPIAQILVTRQNFVDRQSYLNIYNTFQALFELGVIPIVNENDTVAVDELKFGDNDTLSALVASLVEADWLFLLTDVDRLYSADPRIDKTAVPIERVVSLAELTQTIQIGAAGSAWGTGGMTTKIRAAEIATEAGVRTVITDGRSPTNILKILEGEPLGTQFEPRPKAINARKRWIARALIPKGELWLDDGAVKAITIGGKSLLAAGITRVEGEFQAQDAVRLCDPTGTEVARGLVNYNSEEIRRVQGQQSSELANILGYAGADTIVHRDNLVVTL; encoded by the coding sequence ATGGCACAAACACTGGTCGTGAAAATTGGCACATCAAGCCTGACGGGGGGTAAGGAAGGGCATCTTGCCTTAGCAACCATTGCCCAACTGGTGGAGGTGCTGTGTCACTGTCAACGGCGGGGGGATCGCGTGGTTCTCGTCTCCTCTGGTGCTGTGGGTGTAGGTGCCGTCCGTCTAGGCTTGAGAGAGCGTCCCCAACAGTTAGCCCACAAACAGGCAGTGGCTGCGGTGGGTCAGGGACACCTAATGCGCATGTACGATGATCTCTTTTCTGTGCTGCGCCAGCCCATTGCCCAAATCCTCGTGACGCGGCAAAATTTTGTCGATCGCCAGAGCTACCTCAATATCTACAACACGTTCCAAGCGCTGTTTGAACTGGGCGTCATTCCCATTGTCAATGAGAACGACACGGTGGCAGTGGATGAACTCAAGTTTGGCGACAATGATACCCTCTCAGCCCTTGTGGCGAGCCTTGTGGAAGCCGATTGGTTATTTTTGCTCACGGATGTCGATCGCCTCTACTCAGCGGATCCGCGCATTGATAAAACAGCCGTTCCCATTGAGCGGGTGGTCTCCTTAGCCGAGTTAACACAAACCATTCAAATTGGTGCTGCTGGCTCCGCTTGGGGCACCGGGGGCATGACCACCAAAATTCGGGCTGCCGAGATTGCCACCGAAGCTGGCGTCCGCACCGTGATTACCGATGGGCGATCGCCCACCAACATTCTGAAAATTCTAGAGGGAGAACCGTTAGGCACCCAATTTGAACCCCGTCCCAAAGCCATCAATGCCCGTAAACGCTGGATCGCCCGTGCCCTAATTCCCAAAGGTGAGTTGTGGCTGGATGACGGTGCTGTTAAAGCAATTACCATTGGGGGCAAGTCTCTCTTGGCAGCAGGCATTACCCGCGTCGAAGGGGAGTTCCAAGCCCAAGATGCCGTCAGGCTCTGTGATCCTACAGGAACTGAAGTTGCCCGCGGCCTAGTCAACTACAACAGTGAGGAAATCCGCCGTGTGCAGGGGCAACAGTCCAGTGAACTAGCCAACATCCTCGGCTATGCCGGTGCCGATACAATTGTCCACCGCGATAACTTGGTGGTGACCCTGTAA
- a CDS encoding inositol monophosphatase family protein, with amino-acid sequence MNSGFWSEVLETCQQIQQVVAPRLLEWAGQSPSDRKADGSLVTRADLWADRKITEMLQERFPHHGCLSEEGNHTYGGEPWCWIIDPIDGTTNYAHGLPIWCIALSLLYQGTPVFGYVHVPGLQQTFHGFYQAPDHANGAYLNEKPIRVKVSEPTLQTFFSLCARSTDVLKRSFPCKIRMLGSASYNLLTVAAGYTLGAVERTPRIWDVAPAWPIVHAAGAHWQWLDPPEPWQRMFPIQPGHEAGSRIFHTLVSASPHLGQFFAAYII; translated from the coding sequence ATGAACTCAGGGTTTTGGTCTGAGGTGCTAGAAACCTGTCAACAGATTCAACAGGTGGTCGCCCCCCGTTTGTTGGAGTGGGCGGGGCAATCCCCGAGCGATCGCAAGGCCGATGGCAGCCTTGTCACCCGTGCCGACCTTTGGGCGGATCGGAAAATCACCGAGATGCTTCAGGAACGCTTTCCCCACCACGGCTGCCTGAGTGAAGAGGGAAACCATACCTACGGTGGTGAACCGTGGTGTTGGATTATTGATCCCATTGATGGCACCACCAACTATGCTCATGGGTTGCCCATTTGGTGTATTGCCCTCAGTTTGCTATACCAAGGCACACCTGTATTTGGCTATGTCCACGTTCCCGGCTTGCAGCAAACCTTCCATGGCTTCTATCAAGCCCCTGACCATGCTAACGGTGCCTATTTAAATGAGAAACCCATTCGCGTTAAGGTCAGTGAGCCAACTTTGCAGACCTTTTTTAGTCTTTGTGCTCGTAGTACTGATGTGCTCAAGCGTTCCTTTCCTTGCAAAATTCGTATGTTGGGATCCGCCAGTTACAACTTGCTGACCGTTGCTGCGGGTTATACCCTCGGTGCTGTGGAGCGCACACCTCGCATTTGGGATGTTGCCCCCGCTTGGCCAATTGTCCATGCTGCTGGTGCCCACTGGCAATGGTTAGACCCGCCAGAACCGTGGCAGAGAATGTTTCCCATTCAGCCGGGGCATGAAGCCGGGAGTCGTATCTTTCATACACTGGTGAGTGCTAGTCCTCACTTGGGGCAATTTTTTGCGGCGTACATTATCTAA
- a CDS encoding DUF29 domain-containing protein, with the protein MHSNLYESDFYAWILEQANLLKTGDFSHLDIAHLVEEIEALGRQERQELKNRLGVLIGHLLKWEYQPERRSKSWRVTIQMQRREIKDLLEENPSLQSYLTKAIAKAYLAGLDLVCLETPLDYKDLPPTCPYTPEQLLGSEFPRDLHVIE; encoded by the coding sequence ATGCACAGCAATCTTTATGAAAGCGACTTTTATGCTTGGATCCTAGAGCAGGCGAACTTGCTCAAGACAGGAGACTTTAGCCACCTTGATATTGCCCACTTAGTAGAGGAAATCGAAGCCTTGGGACGGCAGGAGCGGCAAGAACTGAAAAACCGCCTCGGTGTTTTGATTGGGCATTTGCTGAAGTGGGAGTATCAGCCAGAAAGACGCAGTAAAAGTTGGCGAGTCACGATTCAGATGCAACGACGTGAGATTAAGGATTTATTGGAAGAAAATCCTAGCCTTCAGTCTTATCTAACGAAGGCGATCGCCAAAGCCTACTTGGCAGGGCTAGACTTAGTATGCTTGGAAACGCCCTTGGACTATAAGGATCTCCCCCCAACTTGTCCCTATACTCCGGAGCAACTGCTGGGTTCAGAATTTCCTAGAGATTTGCATGTCATTGAATAG
- a CDS encoding transposase — protein MASFSVLVKSILKQLSPCDYPVLNSQLFFKIWLTYILDQGLTSMRALFYRLNHSGITVDMSTFSKANKTRTTTLFERIYTHLMSQARKRHRCSSLMLFPIDSTVITLTSKLFWFYKYHQVKLITGFDLTENILGKAVVSFGERHDLSFQDEILEMIPENAVAIMDRGFASWRFLERLSERKCLFVVRIKNNMRMKLNHERYRVVQFFDEHGTEFRIATNLMHLSDEEVSELYRHRWGIENLWKFLKMHLSLDKLITKSLNGVINQIYMVLIGYLILELMEIPEYFGRKLLDKLRYLQLELSRRCSIVHWSFDWQPELLVT, from the coding sequence ATGGCATCTTTTTCAGTTCTTGTCAAGTCTATTCTCAAGCAGCTCAGCCCTTGCGACTACCCCGTCCTCAACTCTCAATTGTTCTTCAAAATCTGGTTGACCTACATTCTCGACCAAGGATTAACCAGCATGAGAGCCTTATTTTATCGCTTGAATCATTCGGGGATTACAGTGGATATGTCCACGTTTTCCAAGGCGAACAAAACTCGAACAACCACCTTATTTGAGAGGATTTACACTCATCTCATGTCTCAAGCTCGCAAGAGACATCGTTGTTCAAGTCTGATGCTGTTTCCTATTGATTCAACCGTCATTACCCTGACGAGTAAGCTCTTTTGGTTCTACAAATACCATCAAGTGAAGTTAATTACAGGATTTGATTTAACAGAGAACATCCTGGGTAAGGCAGTAGTCTCTTTTGGGGAGAGACATGACCTAAGCTTTCAAGACGAGATTTTAGAAATGATCCCTGAGAATGCCGTTGCCATCATGGATAGAGGGTTTGCGAGTTGGAGATTTTTAGAGCGGCTGAGTGAGAGGAAGTGTTTATTTGTTGTGCGTATCAAGAATAACATGAGAATGAAGCTCAATCATGAGAGATACCGAGTGGTTCAATTTTTTGATGAGCATGGAACAGAGTTTCGTATTGCGACGAATCTAATGCATCTAAGTGATGAGGAAGTGAGTGAGCTGTATCGGCATCGGTGGGGGATTGAGAACTTATGGAAGTTTCTAAAGATGCATTTATCATTAGACAAGCTGATTACGAAGAGTTTGAATGGGGTGATAAATCAGATTTATATGGTTTTGATTGGGTACTTAATTTTAGAGCTAATGGAGATACCTGAATACTTTGGCAGGAAGCTATTAGACAAATTGCGATATTTGCAACTGGAACTGAGTCGCCGCTGCTCGATAGTGCATTGGAGCTTTGATTGGCAGCCAGAGCTACTTGTCACTTAG
- a CDS encoding S-layer family protein: MQNQAQATNSTAMGFVNTVQGDNSTAVGFANQAQGVNSTAVGFVNVAQGDNSTALGFVNQAQRINSTAVGFANTAQGDNSAALGFANQAQGANSTAVGFVNTAQGDNSTAMGFANQAQGANSTTVGMQNSANSDNATALGMQNNYDGSYLTPGQRSTAVGFQNRALGDDSTAMGSGSQAQGARSTAIGNNSIATPDDSIALGSSATVAAGAANGIAIGRNTQANGVSSTAMGSGSQAQGARSTAIGNNSIATPDDSIALGSSATVAAGAANGIAIGRNTQANGVSSTAMGSGSQAQGARSTAIGNNSIATPDDSIALGSSAAVTAGAANGIAIGRNTQANGVNSTAMGSGSQAQGARSTAIGNNSIATPDDSIALGSSATVAAGAANGIAIGRNTQANGVSSTAMGSGSQAQGTRSTAIGNNSIATPDDSIALGSSATVAAGAANGIAIGRNTQANGVNSTAMGSGSQAQGARSTAIGNNSIATPDDSIALGSSATVTAGAANGIAIGRNTQANGVSSTAMGSGSQAQGARSTAIGNNSIATPDDSIALGSSATVAAGAANGIAIGRNTQANGVNSTAMGSGSQAQGARSTAIGNNSIATPDDSIALGSSATVTAGAANGIAIGRNTQANGVNSTAMGSGSQAQGARSTAIGNNSIATPDDSIALGSSATVAAGAANGIAIGRNTQANGVSSTAMGSGSQAQGARSTAIGNNSIATPDDSIALGSSATVAAGAANGIAIGRNTQANGVNSTAMGSGSQAQGARSTAIGNNSIATPDDSIALGSSATVAAGAANGIAIGRNTQANGVSSTAMGSGSQAQGARSTAIGNNSIATPDDSIALGSSATVTAGAANGIAIGRNTQANGVNSTAMGSGSQAQGARSTAIGNNSIATPDDSIALGSSATVTAGAANGIAIGRNTQANGVNSTAMGSGSQAQGARSTAIGNNSIATPDDSIALGSSATVAAGAANGIAIGRNTQANGVNSTAMGSGSQAQGARSTAIGNNSIATPDDSIALGSSAAVTAGAANGIAIGRNTQANGVNSTAMGSGSQAQGARSTAIGNNSIATPDDSIALGSSATVTAGAANGIAIGRNTQANGVSSTAMGSGSQAQGARSTAIGNNSIATPDDSIALGSSATVAAGAANGIAIGRNTQANGVSSTAMGSGSQAQGARSTAIGNNSIATPDDSIALGSSATVAAGAANGIAIGRNTQANGVSSTAMGSGSQAQGTRSTAIGNNSIATPDDSIALGSSATVAAGAANGIAIGRNTQANGVNSTAMGSGSQAQGARSTAIGNNSIATPDDSIALGSSATVTAGAANGIAIGQGAGVTASNSVAIGANSLANQPNTVSVGAPGQERKVVNVADGIISPTSTDAINGSQLSALINQLFATGICSITGSTVTCGNIALGNAANPEVLNSATKLNILSDK, translated from the coding sequence ATGCAGAACCAGGCTCAGGCTACTAACAGCACTGCTATGGGGTTTGTCAATACTGTACAGGGCGATAACAGCACTGCCGTGGGGTTTGCCAACCAAGCTCAAGGGGTAAATAGTACCGCCGTCGGCTTCGTAAACGTTGCACAGGGCGATAACAGCACTGCCCTGGGGTTTGTCAACCAAGCTCAAAGGATAAATAGTACGGCCGTCGGTTTTGCGAATACGGCACAGGGCGATAACAGCGCTGCCCTGGGGTTTGCCAACCAAGCTCAAGGGGCAAATAGTACGGCCGTCGGCTTTGTAAATACTGCACAGGGCGATAACAGCACCGCCATGGGGTTTGCCAACCAAGCTCAAGGGGCAAACAGTACGACGGTAGGCATGCAAAATTCAGCGAATTCGGACAATGCTACTGCTCTTGGCATGCAAAATAACTATGACGGAAGCTACCTTACTCCAGGTCAGCGCAGCACTGCTGTCGGTTTCCAAAACCGAGCATTAGGTGATGACAGCACCGCCATGGGGTCAGGTAGCCAAGCCCAAGGGGCAAGGAGCACCGCCATTGGCAACAACAGTATTGCGACCCCCGATGACAGCATTGCCCTTGGGTCATCTGCCACCGTCGCTGCTGGAGCTGCAAACGGCATTGCCATTGGTCGGAACACGCAGGCGAATGGTGTGAGTAGCACCGCCATGGGGTCAGGTAGCCAAGCCCAAGGGGCAAGGAGCACCGCCATTGGCAACAACAGTATTGCGACCCCCGATGACAGCATTGCCCTTGGGTCATCTGCCACCGTCGCTGCTGGAGCTGCAAACGGCATTGCCATTGGTCGGAACACGCAGGCGAATGGTGTGAGTAGCACCGCCATGGGGTCAGGTAGCCAAGCCCAAGGGGCAAGGAGCACCGCCATTGGCAACAACAGTATTGCGACCCCCGATGACAGCATTGCCCTTGGGTCATCTGCCGCCGTCACGGCTGGAGCTGCAAACGGCATTGCCATTGGTCGGAACACGCAGGCGAATGGTGTGAATAGCACCGCCATGGGGTCAGGTAGCCAAGCCCAAGGGGCAAGGAGCACCGCCATTGGCAACAACAGTATTGCGACCCCCGATGACAGCATTGCCCTTGGGTCATCTGCCACCGTCGCTGCTGGAGCTGCAAACGGCATTGCTATTGGTCGGAACACACAGGCGAATGGTGTGAGTAGCACCGCCATGGGGTCAGGTAGCCAAGCTCAAGGGACAAGGAGCACCGCCATTGGCAACAACAGTATTGCGACCCCCGATGACAGCATTGCCCTTGGGTCATCTGCCACCGTCGCTGCTGGAGCTGCAAACGGCATTGCCATTGGTCGGAACACGCAGGCGAATGGTGTGAATAGCACCGCCATGGGGTCAGGTAGCCAAGCCCAAGGGGCAAGGAGCACCGCCATTGGCAACAACAGTATTGCGACCCCCGATGACAGCATTGCCCTTGGGTCATCTGCCACCGTCACTGCTGGAGCTGCAAACGGCATTGCCATTGGTCGGAACACACAGGCGAATGGTGTGAGTAGCACCGCCATGGGATCAGGTAGCCAAGCCCAAGGGGCAAGGAGCACCGCCATTGGCAACAACAGTATTGCGACCCCCGATGACAGCATTGCCCTTGGGTCATCTGCCACCGTCGCTGCTGGAGCTGCAAACGGCATTGCCATTGGTCGGAACACGCAGGCGAATGGTGTGAATAGCACCGCCATGGGATCAGGTAGCCAAGCCCAAGGGGCAAGGAGCACCGCCATTGGCAACAACAGTATTGCGACCCCCGATGACAGCATTGCCCTTGGGTCATCTGCCACCGTCACTGCTGGAGCTGCAAACGGCATTGCCATTGGTCGGAACACACAGGCGAATGGTGTGAATAGCACCGCCATGGGATCAGGTAGCCAAGCCCAAGGGGCAAGGAGCACCGCCATTGGCAACAACAGTATTGCGACCCCCGATGACAGCATTGCCCTTGGGTCATCTGCCACCGTCGCTGCTGGAGCTGCAAACGGCATTGCTATTGGTCGGAACACACAGGCGAATGGTGTGAGTAGCACCGCCATGGGGTCAGGTAGCCAAGCTCAAGGGGCAAGGAGCACCGCCATTGGCAACAACAGTATTGCGACCCCCGATGACAGCATTGCCCTTGGGTCATCTGCCACCGTCGCTGCTGGAGCTGCAAACGGCATTGCCATTGGTCGGAACACGCAGGCGAATGGTGTGAATAGCACCGCCATGGGGTCAGGTAGCCAAGCCCAAGGGGCAAGGAGCACCGCCATTGGCAACAACAGTATTGCGACCCCCGATGACAGCATTGCCCTTGGGTCATCTGCCACCGTCGCTGCTGGAGCTGCAAACGGCATTGCTATTGGTCGGAACACACAGGCGAATGGTGTGAGTAGCACCGCCATGGGATCAGGTAGCCAAGCCCAAGGGGCAAGGAGCACCGCCATTGGCAACAACAGTATTGCGACCCCCGATGACAGCATTGCCCTTGGGTCATCTGCCACCGTCACTGCTGGAGCTGCAAACGGCATTGCTATTGGTCGGAACACGCAGGCGAATGGTGTGAATAGCACCGCCATGGGATCAGGTAGCCAAGCCCAAGGGGCAAGGAGCACCGCCATTGGCAACAACAGTATTGCGACCCCCGATGACAGCATTGCCCTTGGGTCATCTGCCACCGTCACTGCTGGAGCTGCAAACGGCATTGCCATTGGTCGGAACACGCAGGCGAATGGTGTGAATAGCACCGCCATGGGGTCAGGTAGCCAAGCCCAAGGGGCAAGGAGCACCGCCATTGGCAACAACAGTATTGCGACTCCCGATGACAGCATTGCCCTTGGGTCATCTGCCACCGTCGCTGCTGGAGCTGCAAACGGCATTGCCATTGGTCGGAACACGCAGGCGAATGGTGTGAATAGCACCGCCATGGGATCAGGTAGCCAAGCCCAAGGGGCAAGGAGCACCGCCATTGGCAACAACAGTATTGCGACCCCCGATGACAGCATTGCCCTTGGGTCATCTGCCGCCGTCACGGCTGGAGCTGCAAACGGCATTGCCATTGGTCGGAACACGCAGGCGAATGGTGTGAATAGCACCGCCATGGGGTCAGGTAGCCAAGCCCAAGGGGCAAGGAGCACCGCCATTGGCAACAACAGTATTGCGACCCCCGATGACAGCATTGCCCTTGGGTCATCTGCCACCGTCACTGCTGGAGCTGCAAACGGCATTGCCATTGGTCGGAACACGCAGGCGAATGGTGTGAGTAGCACCGCCATGGGGTCAGGTAGCCAAGCCCAAGGGGCAAGGAGCACCGCCATTGGCAACAACAGTATTGCGACCCCCGATGACAGCATTGCCCTTGGGTCATCTGCCACCGTCGCTGCTGGAGCTGCAAACGGCATTGCCATTGGTCGGAACACGCAGGCGAATGGTGTGAGTAGCACCGCCATGGGGTCAGGTAGCCAAGCCCAAGGGGCAAGGAGCACCGCCATTGGCAACAACAGTATTGCGACCCCCGATGACAGCATTGCCCTTGGGTCATCTGCCACCGTCGCTGCTGGAGCTGCAAACGGCATTGCTATTGGTCGGAACACACAGGCGAATGGTGTGAGTAGCACCGCCATGGGGTCAGGTAGCCAAGCTCAAGGGACAAGGAGCACCGCCATTGGCAACAACAGTATTGCGACCCCCGATGACAGCATTGCCCTTGGGTCATCTGCCACCGTCGCTGCTGGAGCTGCAAACGGCATTGCCATTGGTCGGAACACGCAGGCGAATGGTGTGAATAGCACCGCCATGGGGTCAGGTAGCCAAGCCCAAGGGGCAAGGAGCACCGCCATTGGCAACAACAGTATTGCGACCCCCGATGACAGCATTGCCCTTGGGTCATCTGCCACCGTCACTGCTGGAGCTGCAAACGGCATTGCCATTGGTCAAGGGGCTGGAGTGACTGCTAGCAATAGTGTTGCAATTGGTGCCAATTCACTAGCAAATCAGCCAAATACCGTATCTGTAGGAGCACCAGGACAAGAGCGCAAAGTTGTTAACGTTGCTGATGGAATTATTTCTCCAACGAGTACGGATGCAATCAATGGTAGTCAGCTTTCTGCACTTATTAATCAATTGTTTGCGACAGGAATTTGCTCTATTACGGGTTCGACTGTGACTTGCGGTAACATTGCCCTTGGTAATGCTGCAAACCCAGAAGTGTTGAATTCTGCAACAAAACTTAACATCCTAAGTGACAAGTAG
- a CDS encoding YadA C-terminal domain-containing protein, whose amino-acid sequence MREEYDISSLFSSLLNYLSTLLAANPVGSNAIALGNNSSTNGNNAIALGNAASASNANAIAIGSSASAIHPNSVAIGAGSVTTAPNTVSVGAPGAERRITNVAAPINPTDAVNKAYVDGMGAIALGAANAYTDAQINQLRGEAFAGIASAAALMPIVPARSGQTTFNVGFATYGGYSAAGVAMAHQVGPVIIDAGASFSSAGYPLARIGIGARF is encoded by the coding sequence TTGAGGGAAGAATACGACATTTCTTCCCTTTTTTCTAGCCTCTTAAACTATCTTTCAACACTTCTGGCTGCAAACCCTGTTGGTTCCAACGCGATCGCCCTTGGTAATAATTCTAGTACTAATGGTAATAATGCAATTGCCCTTGGTAATGCTGCAAGCGCCAGTAACGCCAATGCGATCGCCATCGGTTCAAGCGCAAGTGCAATACATCCCAACAGTGTGGCAATTGGCGCTGGCTCTGTAACAACTGCTCCCAACACTGTTTCTGTGGGCGCCCCCGGAGCAGAACGGCGGATTACAAATGTAGCTGCCCCAATCAATCCAACAGATGCAGTGAACAAAGCCTATGTTGATGGTATGGGAGCCATTGCTCTTGGAGCAGCAAATGCTTACACTGATGCTCAAATCAATCAACTACGGGGAGAAGCTTTTGCTGGAATTGCCTCAGCTGCTGCCTTAATGCCAATCGTGCCTGCTCGCTCTGGTCAAACAACTTTCAATGTTGGGTTTGCTACCTATGGCGGGTACAGTGCAGCAGGAGTTGCAATGGCGCATCAAGTTGGGCCTGTCATTATTGATGCAGGAGCTAGTTTTTCTAGCGCAGGTTACCCCCTAGCACGGATTGGTATCGGTGCTCGCTTCTAG
- a CDS encoding L-threonylcarbamoyladenylate synthase, which translates to MAQVSMAALVAAVRTGNWLISFPTDTVPALASRCDRGELIYTAKERQPDKPLILMGAHPEQLWPFVRGSAAEWEQWSAMAAQYWPGAVTFVLPAAELPPGLNPLGTGTIGLRVPDWLPAQALLEQTGPLATTSINRSGQPPLIELGAIAREFPQVLTLHPWQLPPSPPQPSTVVQWQAGSWQVLRQGRVHIL; encoded by the coding sequence ATGGCACAGGTGAGTATGGCCGCTTTAGTGGCTGCAGTGCGCACGGGCAATTGGTTGATTAGTTTTCCCACCGATACGGTTCCCGCCTTGGCCAGTCGTTGCGATCGCGGGGAATTGATCTACACTGCCAAGGAGCGCCAACCCGATAAACCGTTGATCCTCATGGGTGCTCATCCTGAGCAACTCTGGCCGTTTGTGCGCGGTAGTGCCGCTGAATGGGAGCAGTGGTCTGCAATGGCGGCTCAGTATTGGCCGGGCGCTGTCACCTTTGTTTTACCTGCTGCCGAATTGCCCCCCGGCTTGAATCCCCTCGGCACAGGCACGATTGGCCTACGGGTTCCTGACTGGCTGCCTGCGCAAGCTCTTCTCGAGCAAACAGGACCGTTGGCCACCACCAGTATTAACCGTTCGGGTCAGCCGCCGCTAATTGAATTGGGGGCGATCGCCCGCGAGTTTCCCCAAGTGCTGACGCTCCACCCGTGGCAGTTACCCCCTAGCCCACCGCAACCCTCAACCGTAGTCCAATGGCAAGCAGGGAGTTGGCAAGTGCTACGCCAAGGACGGGTACACATTCTCTAA